In Chitinophaga nivalis, a single genomic region encodes these proteins:
- a CDS encoding DUF4270 domain-containing protein — MKLNFRNLSYIATFFTALYGVSGCNQSTILGTGLIPPGDYVNPQDTVITNILAHNILRFDSTIVNGKGAYSKVLGSIIADPIFGKSHAFVYTQMGLPKNAFTFDGANIKLDSVVLSLNYKGFYGDSSTTQTFRVYRMKEPNFTIDSNYAYNKALQYDQGELLGTVTVAPRTLRDSVGVYGTKEAPQLRVKLSSAFGNLLLQQKSDGAFKNDTTFRDFLKGFAIVPDTSAGSNRNMIYLNLNDASSKLTVFYQNSVDDSLRATFRFNESSSAHANFYIRNYTGSTASNYINTSNPKGDSILFLTSSPGLYTRLTIPGLESFPEVLINKAELVITQITSGQSDMNDVFTEPGSLSLFQFTNGETTKPMFDYNTGEKLLSVNKQIITNFGGIQIAQYSFNLTRYMQLLIKKQETNLDLKMLPFTGGFINVARVKAGGTKQTQYGIKLRIIYTKP, encoded by the coding sequence GTGAAGCTCAATTTCAGGAACCTTAGTTACATAGCCACTTTTTTTACTGCATTATACGGTGTTTCCGGTTGTAATCAGTCTACCATTCTCGGTACCGGCCTGATTCCGCCGGGAGATTATGTGAATCCACAGGATACTGTTATCACAAATATCCTCGCCCATAATATCCTGCGATTCGATTCCACCATTGTCAATGGAAAGGGAGCTTACTCAAAGGTACTGGGATCTATTATAGCAGATCCTATTTTTGGAAAAAGTCACGCTTTCGTATATACGCAGATGGGATTGCCCAAAAATGCGTTTACGTTCGATGGCGCCAATATTAAACTGGACTCTGTTGTATTGTCCCTGAACTACAAGGGTTTCTATGGTGATTCTTCCACCACACAAACTTTCCGTGTATATCGTATGAAGGAGCCTAATTTCACAATAGACTCTAACTACGCCTATAACAAGGCCTTACAATATGATCAGGGAGAACTGCTGGGTACTGTAACGGTAGCACCCCGTACCCTGCGCGATTCTGTAGGTGTATATGGTACCAAAGAAGCGCCGCAGCTCCGGGTTAAACTGAGTAGCGCTTTTGGTAACCTGCTGCTCCAGCAGAAATCCGATGGCGCCTTTAAAAATGACACGACCTTCCGCGATTTCCTGAAAGGTTTTGCCATTGTACCGGATACGTCGGCGGGTTCCAACAGGAATATGATCTACCTGAATCTGAACGACGCCAGCTCAAAACTGACTGTGTTTTATCAGAACTCCGTGGATGATTCCCTGCGTGCTACTTTCAGATTCAATGAGTCTTCCAGTGCACATGCGAACTTCTATATCCGCAACTACACCGGCTCCACGGCCAGCAATTACATTAATACATCCAATCCGAAAGGAGACAGTATTCTCTTCCTGACTTCCAGCCCTGGTTTGTATACCAGGTTGACTATTCCAGGATTAGAATCTTTCCCTGAAGTATTGATTAATAAAGCAGAATTAGTCATTACACAAATTACCAGCGGACAAAGTGATATGAATGATGTATTTACTGAACCAGGAAGCTTATCTTTGTTTCAGTTTACAAATGGGGAAACCACCAAACCCATGTTTGATTATAATACTGGCGAGAAATTGCTGTCAGTTAATAAGCAAATTATTACAAACTTTGGAGGAATACAGATTGCACAGTATTCTTTTAACTTGACCCGTTACATGCAACTGCTGATCAAGAAGCAGGAAACCAACCTGGACCTCAAAATGCTGCCATTCACCGGTGGTTTTATCAATGTAGCCCGTGTAAAAGCAGGAGGTACCAAACAAACGCAGTACGGCATCAAACTAAGAATCATTTATACAAAACCATAA
- a CDS encoding polysaccharide deacetylase family protein, with protein sequence MQFAKRAFYQSIQLAPLSLLKQLDPNRLLLPYHHLVSDAPVPHIKHLYPFKGIAAFEQDLDYLLQHFTPVTLPEVIRSVQEQRPLSPYSFLLSFDDGLRQVKDFIAPMLYRKGIPGAFFLNTGFLDNKLLFYKFKISLLIEALQQTTYSHAVLTAVGAILPGQPAGGRDAVIAALRRITWHNRHLADEAGALLEITFDDYLSKEKPFLESAEVQQLIDQGFGIGGHSIDHPYYTQLTLEEQLHQTCTSVNDLAVQFQLPYKAFAFPHSDAGVSRSFFDTVFDPAMPLLDIVFGTANHRRDIHPAILHRFNCERPHISIQQAVKGVLLYDVVKRRLLPADISRNPVAEPDKK encoded by the coding sequence ATGCAATTCGCTAAACGTGCCTTTTATCAATCTATACAATTAGCACCACTTTCGCTGTTAAAACAACTGGATCCTAACCGGTTGCTGCTGCCTTATCATCACCTGGTCAGCGATGCGCCTGTACCGCATATCAAACACCTGTATCCCTTCAAGGGGATAGCCGCTTTTGAGCAGGATCTCGATTATCTGTTGCAGCATTTCACGCCGGTAACATTGCCGGAAGTCATCCGCAGCGTACAGGAACAACGGCCGTTATCGCCCTACAGTTTCCTGCTTTCCTTTGATGATGGCCTGCGCCAGGTCAAAGACTTTATTGCACCGATGTTATACCGGAAAGGTATTCCCGGCGCCTTCTTTCTCAACACAGGTTTCCTTGATAATAAATTACTCTTCTATAAATTTAAAATCAGTCTGCTGATCGAAGCCTTACAGCAAACTACGTATAGCCATGCGGTATTGACCGCTGTGGGGGCCATACTACCCGGCCAGCCAGCCGGTGGGAGAGATGCGGTTATAGCTGCGCTACGCCGGATTACCTGGCATAACCGCCACCTGGCAGATGAGGCAGGCGCGTTGCTGGAAATAACTTTTGATGATTATCTCTCGAAAGAAAAACCTTTTTTGGAAAGCGCGGAGGTACAACAATTAATTGATCAGGGTTTCGGTATTGGCGGACATAGTATCGATCATCCCTATTATACCCAGCTGACACTGGAGGAACAACTCCACCAGACCTGCACTTCTGTGAATGATCTGGCCGTACAGTTTCAATTACCTTATAAGGCCTTTGCATTTCCGCATTCAGATGCGGGGGTAAGCCGCTCCTTTTTTGATACCGTATTCGATCCGGCGATGCCGTTACTGGATATTGTTTTTGGTACGGCCAATCACAGACGGGATATCCATCCGGCTATTCTGCACCGTTTTAACTGCGAAAGACCACATATTTCCATCCAACAGGCAGTGAAGGGTGTGCTCCTGTATGATGTGGTGAAACGAAGGTTACTGCCGGCTGATATCAGCCGAAATCCAGTGGCAGAACCCGATAAGAAATAA
- a CDS encoding glycogen/starch synthase, with the protein MSTKKRILFIAQEMSPYLELSDYAAMVNKMAIKSNEAGLEVRVIMPRFGIINERRHRLHEVVRLSGINIVIDGDDYPLIIKVASLPNARLQVYFLDNEDYFKRKTVFADENEEFFDDNAARSVFFCKGALETVKKFGWPPDIIHCSGWMTSLIPMYLKTAYKKEPVFANSKIVYSMLPNSFKEKLGTTFVKKATISNQIKEKDMELFKEGTNTALNRGAGKYADAVVLAGDKLEKKVVDELKAEKGKIILPYKKENEDLGDYLQLYNQLLGK; encoded by the coding sequence ATGTCCACAAAGAAAAGAATTCTTTTTATTGCCCAAGAGATGTCGCCGTACCTGGAGTTGAGTGATTATGCGGCCATGGTCAATAAAATGGCAATTAAATCCAATGAGGCGGGCCTGGAAGTGAGGGTGATCATGCCCCGATTTGGAATTATTAATGAGAGAAGACACCGCTTGCACGAGGTGGTAAGATTGTCGGGTATCAACATTGTGATTGACGGGGATGACTATCCGTTGATCATCAAGGTGGCCTCCTTACCCAATGCACGATTACAGGTGTATTTCCTGGATAATGAAGATTATTTCAAACGAAAAACGGTTTTCGCCGACGAAAACGAAGAGTTTTTCGACGACAATGCAGCCCGTTCGGTATTTTTCTGCAAAGGCGCCCTTGAAACCGTCAAAAAATTCGGCTGGCCTCCGGATATTATCCATTGCAGTGGCTGGATGACCTCTCTGATACCGATGTATCTGAAAACCGCTTATAAAAAAGAGCCGGTTTTTGCCAATTCAAAAATTGTATATTCGATGTTACCTAACTCCTTCAAGGAGAAATTAGGTACTACTTTTGTTAAGAAAGCCACCATCAGTAACCAGATCAAGGAGAAAGATATGGAACTGTTCAAGGAAGGTACCAATACCGCATTGAACAGGGGAGCTGGTAAATACGCAGATGCAGTGGTGCTGGCCGGCGATAAGCTGGAGAAAAAAGTGGTGGATGAGCTGAAAGCGGAAAAAGGCAAGATAATTTTGCCTTACAAGAAAGAAAATGAAGATCTGGGCGACTACCTGCAACTGTACAACCAATTGCTGGGGAAATAA
- the metK gene encoding methionine adenosyltransferase, translating to MPYLFTSESVSEGHPDKVADQISDALIDHFLAYDAKSKVACETLVTTGQVVLAGEVKSEAYLDVQDIAREVIRKIGYTKSEYMFEANSCGILSAIHEQSPDINQGVDRSSPEEQGAGDQGMMFGYATRETDNYMPLALDLAHKLLQELAVLRRENNEIKYLRPDAKSQVTIEYSDDNKPVRIDTIVISTQHDDFDTDDKMLAKIKEDMINILIPRVKAQLKPELQPLFDGAITYHINPTGKFVIGGPHGDTGLTGRKIIVDTYGGKGAHGGGAFSGKDPSKVDRSAAYATRHIAKNLVAAGVCDEILVQVSYAIGVAKPCGVYVNTYGTAKVNLQDGEIARKVEEIFDLRPYAIEQRLKLRNPIYSDTAAYGHMGREPKTVTKVFNKGKKHEKSVEVELFTWEKLDYVEKVKAAFQL from the coding sequence ATGCCTTATTTATTTACATCTGAATCCGTTTCAGAAGGACACCCTGATAAAGTTGCCGATCAGATATCCGATGCGCTGATCGATCATTTTCTGGCCTATGATGCAAAGTCTAAAGTAGCTTGTGAAACATTGGTAACCACAGGCCAGGTGGTATTGGCCGGTGAAGTGAAATCGGAAGCCTACCTGGATGTACAGGATATTGCACGTGAGGTTATTCGCAAAATTGGTTATACCAAGAGTGAATATATGTTTGAAGCCAATTCCTGTGGTATTCTGTCTGCTATACATGAGCAATCTCCCGACATTAACCAGGGCGTTGACCGTTCTTCTCCTGAAGAACAAGGTGCCGGCGACCAGGGAATGATGTTTGGTTATGCTACCCGTGAAACAGACAACTACATGCCACTGGCACTGGACCTCGCACATAAATTGCTGCAGGAACTGGCTGTATTGCGCCGGGAAAATAACGAAATCAAATACCTCCGCCCGGATGCTAAATCCCAGGTGACTATTGAGTATTCTGATGATAATAAACCTGTAAGAATCGATACAATCGTTATCTCTACCCAGCATGACGATTTCGATACAGATGATAAAATGCTCGCGAAGATTAAGGAAGATATGATCAATATCCTGATCCCACGCGTAAAAGCACAGCTGAAACCTGAGTTACAGCCACTGTTTGACGGCGCTATCACTTATCACATCAATCCTACCGGTAAATTTGTGATCGGCGGACCACACGGCGACACCGGCTTAACCGGCCGTAAAATCATCGTAGATACCTACGGTGGTAAAGGTGCACACGGTGGTGGTGCTTTCTCTGGTAAAGATCCTTCCAAAGTAGACCGTTCTGCGGCCTATGCTACCCGTCATATCGCTAAAAACCTGGTAGCTGCCGGCGTTTGCGACGAAATACTGGTACAGGTATCTTACGCGATCGGTGTAGCTAAACCTTGCGGTGTATACGTAAATACGTATGGTACTGCCAAAGTAAACCTGCAGGATGGTGAAATCGCCCGGAAAGTAGAAGAAATTTTTGACCTGCGTCCTTATGCTATTGAGCAAAGACTGAAACTGCGTAATCCAATCTATAGCGACACAGCTGCCTATGGCCACATGGGTCGTGAACCTAAGACTGTTACCAAAGTATTCAACAAAGGCAAAAAACACGAGAAGAGTGTAGAAGTTGAGTTGTTTACCTGGGAAAAACTGGATTATGTTGAGAAAGTAAAAGCTGCTTTCCAATTATAA
- the panC gene encoding pantoate--beta-alanine ligase: MYLFKRSNDLKKHLELVRKSNKSVGFVPTMGALHSGHLSLIQAAKKENEVVVCSIFVNPTQFNDPKDFEKYPITIEEDIKKLNDASTDILFLPSVEEMYPEGLQSGLQYDFGTLETILEGKFRPGHFQGVGRIVHKLLDIVKPDGLYMGQKDLQQCLIVRRLLEITHLPVKLVVCPTERESDGLAKSSRNTRLSPAARKKAVAIYQALETLRQNFGKGLHFLEGAHEAMDDLKAKGFEPEYLDILLVENGTLRHIDEPPGNHTVVAAVAAWLDGVRLIDNMVLQGSL; the protein is encoded by the coding sequence ATGTATCTATTTAAGCGCAGCAACGACCTGAAGAAGCACCTGGAACTGGTAAGGAAATCCAATAAAAGCGTTGGTTTCGTGCCAACTATGGGTGCCCTGCATAGCGGACATCTGTCACTTATTCAGGCGGCAAAAAAAGAGAATGAGGTAGTCGTTTGCAGCATTTTTGTCAATCCAACCCAGTTCAATGACCCGAAAGATTTTGAAAAATACCCGATCACCATCGAAGAAGACATCAAAAAATTAAACGACGCCTCAACAGATATACTTTTTTTACCATCTGTAGAAGAAATGTACCCGGAAGGACTGCAAAGTGGCCTTCAATACGACTTCGGCACCCTGGAAACCATCCTGGAGGGTAAATTCCGGCCAGGTCACTTCCAGGGTGTAGGACGCATTGTACACAAATTACTTGACATTGTAAAACCGGATGGCCTTTATATGGGTCAAAAAGATCTCCAGCAATGCCTGATTGTACGTCGCCTGCTCGAAATTACCCATTTGCCGGTAAAACTGGTGGTATGCCCTACCGAACGGGAAAGCGACGGATTGGCTAAAAGCAGCCGGAATACCCGCCTCTCTCCTGCTGCCCGCAAGAAAGCAGTAGCCATCTACCAGGCACTCGAAACACTGCGCCAGAATTTCGGTAAAGGCCTCCATTTCCTCGAAGGCGCCCATGAAGCCATGGATGACCTCAAAGCAAAAGGTTTTGAACCTGAATACCTCGACATCCTCCTGGTTGAAAACGGAACACTCCGGCATATCGACGAGCCACCCGGCAACCATACTGTAGTAGCCGCTGTTGCAGCCTGGCTCGATGGCGTAAGACTCATCGACAACATGGTGCTGCAAGGTAGCCTGTAA
- a CDS encoding PKD domain-containing protein, translated as MKNRLLGINVLSCILLVSFWCSPLFAQGDQTAISVKTGTTQTTGAWLHLPDDYNKTTSSYPLLIFLHGIGEKGTDLNLVLKWGVPKMISKGAKMQFTVGGKLYKFITVSPQIENGYCSEAMMDQILADVKSRYRVDGNRVYITGISAGGYGTWNYVASGAQYASNIAAIVPVSAAPIDNIKKSGLCNIASGKVAVWNICGDQDQFYQYVATYQNQINSASCNPVIKAISTIIPNAGHNGDTWDVAYDVLHRLSTPNIYEWMLQYSKGGGVPPGPTPPVANAGNNIKLTYPVNSTTLDGAGSKAATGNTITQYQWTYVSGPAYVLSAANTVRARLTGLVAGTYVFELKVTDNNNLSATSRVTVTVAPAATGGCNNCKFLITPSPSDGGAYIDGKNMGVKPGDTICIKAGNYTFIQFFNFTGSAQRPLVFINCGGQVKAGNGGNYGIIFNNVKYFKITGSGSADKYGFKVNGVNKYLNVGLAMGAGCTDYEADRFEITHTEAGVLAKINPTCDPLTQYPNFSIRNVNFHDLYIHGTLGEGMYIGNTASSGTTVDGCASGSIDVIPPRIYNLKIYNVITDGTGWDGIQVASAPENVEIYDNRVLNYGIENKGSQQAGIILGGASNGKVYNNTVIKGTGNGIEVFGMGLCKIYNNVLVNTGLDGTSEGQDALFIDDRPTPKAYTPLIVQVMNNTIVNSGRDGIRLLNTYTTIGRGNIIANNLVVRSGPRGASTGISVQSGIDCRLLTNTWLKDEATTKFQNAAGNDYHLLATSPAIDKGTDLSSYGVTNDQDGKSRPFNNIFDAGAFEYGNSVPVNKPPVADAGQDETITLPVNTVQLDGASSLDPDGSITAYKWTQVSGPGTAAIANTAAAKTAANGLVAGTYVFELEVTDNAGATDTARITVTVKPAAPVNKPPVAQAGSNVTITLPVSSVQLDGSGSSDPDGTITEYLWSQLSGPNTADIASPAGVSTAVNSLIAGTYVFELQVKDNDNATGTARVTVTVKPPVNKPPVANAGNNVTITLPVNTTQLDGSRSADPDGTIDVYKWTQVSGPNTAAIGTPATAQTTVSGLVAGTYVFELEVTDNSQATAKGRVTVTVKPAANKPPVAAAGNDLAITLPVSSVQLDGSASADPDGTITAYEWSQISGPGTAVIVAATGVSTAVNGLTAGTYVFELQVTDNNNATATDRITVTVNPALPGNKPPVANAGSNITLTLPDNATRLDGSTSTDPDGTIVSYQWSQVSGPGKAVIADITGVGTAVSGLTAGIYVFELQIKDNDGASAYARVTVIVNRAANKSPVANAGADIAITLPVSSAQLDGRASTDPDGTITAYQWSQVAGPNTAAITTAASAQTKVTGLIAGTYIFELQVTDNEQASATARVTVTVNPPDPGNQPPIANAGNDVTVELPVSSVTLDGTASYDPDGTIVSYAWTKVSGPGKVTINNAFTATATVSGLVSGTYTFQLQVTDNKGATAQASVTVTVIKPKPDNKPPIANAGNSVTVPLSDDLLLLNGGASYDPDGAIVKYQWTLVSGPDVFITNAGGAKAFVSFKVVGAYEFQLTVTDNDNATANARVTVNVIARDVHENDLQIVPNPAGRMIRLILSDALSVNQLQLYIYHISGRLVKNMYIGNPREWQQGIDISELAGGMYVLKATDGKNLNVVKKFIKANQ; from the coding sequence GTGAAGAACCGACTACTTGGTATCAACGTATTGAGTTGTATACTTTTAGTGTCTTTTTGGTGCAGCCCGTTATTCGCCCAGGGAGACCAAACAGCCATATCCGTTAAAACTGGCACTACCCAAACTACCGGTGCCTGGTTGCACCTGCCGGATGATTATAATAAAACAACCTCGAGTTACCCCCTGCTGATATTCCTGCATGGAATCGGCGAAAAAGGAACGGACCTCAATCTGGTGTTGAAATGGGGCGTACCCAAAATGATCAGCAAGGGAGCTAAAATGCAGTTCACGGTAGGAGGAAAGCTGTATAAATTTATTACGGTATCGCCGCAAATCGAAAATGGATATTGCAGCGAAGCCATGATGGATCAAATACTCGCAGATGTGAAGTCACGCTACCGCGTGGATGGAAATCGTGTATACATTACCGGTATCAGTGCCGGTGGTTATGGCACCTGGAACTATGTGGCCTCCGGCGCGCAATACGCCAGTAATATCGCCGCGATTGTACCGGTATCTGCTGCCCCGATTGACAATATTAAAAAGAGCGGACTTTGTAATATCGCATCCGGTAAAGTGGCCGTCTGGAATATCTGTGGCGATCAGGATCAGTTTTATCAATATGTTGCCACTTACCAGAACCAGATCAACAGCGCTTCCTGCAACCCGGTGATCAAAGCCATTTCCACGATCATACCCAATGCCGGTCATAATGGTGATACGTGGGATGTAGCCTACGATGTATTGCATCGGTTATCGACACCGAATATATATGAATGGATGCTGCAATACAGCAAAGGTGGGGGCGTACCTCCCGGACCTACACCACCCGTCGCCAATGCAGGTAACAATATTAAACTGACCTATCCGGTCAACAGCACCACACTGGATGGTGCAGGCTCCAAAGCAGCTACGGGCAATACCATTACACAATACCAATGGACGTATGTATCCGGTCCGGCCTACGTACTGTCTGCTGCCAATACCGTCAGGGCCAGACTTACCGGCCTGGTAGCCGGCACCTATGTATTTGAACTGAAAGTAACAGACAATAATAACCTGTCTGCTACTTCGCGTGTAACCGTTACCGTAGCACCGGCTGCTACGGGTGGCTGCAATAATTGTAAATTCCTGATTACGCCCAGTCCGAGTGATGGTGGCGCCTATATTGATGGTAAAAACATGGGGGTTAAACCGGGAGATACTATCTGTATCAAAGCCGGTAACTATACCTTTATTCAGTTCTTTAACTTCACCGGTAGCGCCCAGCGCCCGCTGGTATTCATCAACTGCGGCGGACAGGTAAAAGCCGGAAACGGCGGTAACTACGGTATCATCTTTAACAATGTTAAATACTTTAAAATTACCGGCTCCGGCAGTGCCGACAAATACGGCTTTAAAGTAAACGGCGTCAATAAATATCTCAACGTAGGACTGGCCATGGGAGCTGGTTGTACCGATTATGAAGCCGACCGTTTTGAAATTACCCATACAGAGGCCGGTGTACTCGCTAAAATCAACCCTACCTGCGACCCCCTTACCCAATATCCCAACTTCTCTATCCGCAATGTCAACTTCCACGACCTGTATATCCATGGTACGCTGGGAGAGGGCATGTACATTGGTAATACAGCTTCTTCCGGTACGACCGTAGATGGTTGCGCCAGCGGATCGATAGATGTGATACCGCCCCGGATTTACAACCTGAAGATTTACAATGTCATCACGGATGGTACCGGATGGGATGGGATACAGGTGGCCTCTGCGCCCGAAAACGTGGAGATATACGACAACCGGGTATTGAACTATGGTATAGAAAATAAAGGCAGCCAGCAGGCTGGTATTATCCTGGGCGGCGCTTCCAATGGTAAGGTATATAATAACACTGTGATCAAGGGAACCGGTAACGGTATCGAGGTGTTTGGGATGGGGCTCTGTAAAATATATAATAACGTATTGGTCAATACCGGACTGGATGGCACCAGTGAAGGCCAGGATGCCCTGTTCATTGACGACCGGCCTACCCCCAAAGCCTATACGCCGTTGATCGTACAGGTAATGAATAATACGATTGTCAATTCCGGCCGGGATGGTATCCGGTTACTGAATACCTATACCACTATTGGCCGGGGGAATATCATCGCCAACAACCTGGTGGTACGTTCAGGACCCCGTGGCGCGTCTACAGGCATTTCTGTACAAAGCGGCATCGATTGCCGGCTGCTGACCAACACCTGGCTGAAAGATGAAGCGACGACAAAATTTCAGAACGCTGCTGGTAATGATTATCACCTGCTTGCCACTTCTCCGGCTATTGATAAAGGTACAGACCTGAGTAGCTATGGTGTGACCAATGACCAGGACGGGAAGTCCAGGCCTTTTAATAATATTTTTGATGCAGGCGCCTTTGAATATGGCAACAGCGTTCCGGTGAACAAACCGCCAGTGGCAGATGCCGGGCAGGATGAAACCATTACGCTGCCTGTGAATACAGTACAGCTGGATGGTGCTTCCTCCCTTGACCCGGATGGAAGCATTACTGCTTATAAGTGGACGCAGGTTTCAGGTCCGGGTACTGCGGCCATTGCCAATACGGCTGCCGCAAAGACGGCGGCCAACGGATTGGTAGCCGGTACCTATGTATTTGAACTGGAAGTAACGGATAATGCCGGCGCTACCGATACGGCACGTATTACCGTCACCGTTAAACCGGCGGCGCCGGTGAACAAACCACCGGTTGCCCAGGCAGGCAGCAACGTTACTATTACGCTGCCGGTCAGCAGTGTGCAACTGGATGGCAGTGGCTCTTCCGATCCGGATGGCACGATTACAGAATACCTCTGGTCGCAATTGTCTGGTCCCAATACCGCTGATATAGCCTCACCTGCCGGGGTGAGTACGGCGGTAAACAGCCTGATCGCCGGTACCTATGTTTTTGAATTGCAGGTAAAAGATAATGACAACGCTACGGGTACAGCGCGTGTAACCGTGACCGTTAAGCCACCCGTGAACAAACCGCCGGTAGCCAATGCGGGCAATAATGTCACCATTACCTTACCGGTAAATACCACGCAGCTGGATGGCAGTCGTTCTGCTGACCCGGATGGCACCATCGACGTGTATAAATGGACCCAGGTTTCCGGACCGAATACCGCTGCTATAGGTACACCGGCAACCGCACAGACTACCGTGTCTGGTCTGGTGGCGGGTACCTATGTGTTTGAACTGGAAGTAACCGATAACAGCCAGGCTACTGCCAAAGGTCGTGTAACCGTTACCGTAAAACCTGCTGCGAATAAACCGCCGGTAGCGGCAGCAGGCAATGACCTTGCCATTACCTTGCCGGTGAGTAGTGTACAGCTGGATGGCAGTGCATCTGCCGATCCGGATGGTACCATTACCGCTTATGAGTGGTCGCAGATTTCCGGTCCGGGTACGGCGGTGATTGTTGCCGCCACCGGCGTAAGTACGGCCGTAAACGGATTAACAGCCGGTACCTATGTTTTTGAATTACAGGTAACTGACAACAATAATGCTACAGCTACAGATCGTATTACCGTTACCGTTAACCCGGCACTGCCCGGAAATAAGCCACCGGTAGCGAATGCCGGCAGTAATATCACCCTTACCTTGCCAGACAATGCTACCCGGCTGGATGGCAGCACCTCCACGGATCCGGATGGTACCATTGTATCTTACCAGTGGTCGCAGGTATCGGGCCCCGGTAAGGCGGTTATTGCAGATATTACCGGTGTGGGAACGGCAGTTTCCGGTCTGACAGCAGGTATTTATGTGTTTGAACTACAGATAAAAGATAATGACGGGGCATCTGCCTATGCACGTGTAACCGTTATCGTTAACCGTGCTGCTAATAAATCACCGGTGGCCAATGCCGGTGCAGATATTGCCATTACCTTGCCGGTGAGTTCCGCACAGCTGGATGGCCGTGCTTCTACAGACCCGGATGGTACCATTACCGCTTATCAGTGGTCGCAGGTAGCAGGCCCCAATACGGCTGCCATTACTACGGCTGCCAGTGCGCAGACAAAGGTAACCGGTTTGATCGCCGGTACCTATATTTTTGAACTGCAGGTCACAGACAATGAGCAGGCTAGTGCTACGGCGCGGGTGACTGTTACCGTCAACCCGCCGGATCCCGGTAATCAGCCACCCATTGCCAATGCCGGCAATGATGTTACCGTAGAGTTACCGGTATCCAGTGTCACGCTGGATGGTACGGCCTCCTACGATCCGGATGGTACGATTGTTTCCTATGCCTGGACCAAAGTTTCCGGCCCGGGTAAAGTGACGATCAATAATGCTTTTACCGCAACGGCCACTGTTTCCGGCCTCGTATCCGGCACCTATACCTTTCAGTTGCAGGTGACCGATAATAAAGGCGCTACCGCGCAGGCCAGTGTAACCGTTACCGTGATTAAGCCCAAGCCGGATAATAAACCGCCGATAGCGAATGCAGGTAATTCGGTAACCGTACCCTTGTCTGATGATCTGTTATTATTGAATGGTGGTGCTTCCTATGATCCGGATGGCGCGATTGTAAAATACCAGTGGACACTCGTCAGCGGCCCAGATGTATTTATTACCAATGCCGGCGGCGCCAAAGCGTTTGTATCTTTCAAGGTAGTAGGCGCCTATGAATTTCAACTGACTGTCACCGATAATGATAATGCTACTGCCAACGCACGTGTAACCGTTAACGTTATTGCGCGTGATGTACATGAAAATGACTTACAGATTGTACCGAATCCTGCCGGCCGTATGATCCGGCTGATTCTTTCTGATGCTTTATCCGTAAATCAGTTGCAGTTGTATATTTATCACATCTCCGGCCGGCTGGTGAAAAACATGTATATCGGTAATCCCCGCGAATGGCAGCAGGGCATTGATATCAGCGAACTGGCAGGAGGGATGTATGTACTGAAAGCGACGGATGGCAAAAACCTGAATGTGGTGAAGAAATTTATAAAGGCCAACCAGTAA